A genome region from Fusarium musae strain F31 chromosome 5, whole genome shotgun sequence includes the following:
- a CDS encoding hypothetical protein (antiSMASH:Cluster_5.1), producing MALPKETGEDGVTDVVTGYGSITKEFELMFGTLPIIITKGQELLERESQATTMEDSSAAQATGSETEATSAEVTATSASTDAAAPKETNGARSSAVRQTQEALAWRGRQTTMRQQQQNMPPAVVQIVLAQAKRQFDELQRMTPEQRRAGNRMGASYDDIPITEPNDLMLFNGFSSTQPDFVQFGKACREGDMATVESIVTSKSRTPAFLHEGLFNALGSGKVDVTRYLFDAGAPITRITPSWALAAPQDQQKPLFELLLQHGWTVNTPGFYGAVLLPSVIRSGNDYLLDWFLENGADPNLGKQQDNRDRFGDPETNSCEALEIAATIGTVQTVQKLLHADAKIDNGAPLYYAAGAYPPGSNPHAGVVTPSKEFDQARIPVMEILVKNGARVNDKAISRHVTAEYPIVNAVMAGAIERVKWLLSQGADPDMKGQFGSAREYAEKLSSDEMKHVLQVL from the exons ATGGCGCTGCCGAAGGAAACCGGGGAAGACGGTGTTACCGACGTTGTGACCGGTTACGGAAGTATCACGAAAGAATTTGAGCTCATGTTTGGCACGCTGCcgatcatcatcaccaagggCCAAGAGCTGCTTGAAAGAGAATCTCAGGCCACGACCATGGAAGATTCTAGTGCTGCTCAAGCAACCGGAAGTGAGACTGAGGCTACAAGTGCAGAGGTCACGGCTACTAGCGCTTCAACTGATGCTGCGGCACCGAAGGAAACTAATGGGGCTAGATCGAGTGCTGTCC GGCAAACTCAAGAGGCCCTCGCATGGAGGGGGCGACAGACTACGATgcgacagcagcaacaaaacATGCCGCCTGCAGTAGTACAAATCGTCCTCGCCCAGGCTAAACGTCAATTCGACGAGCTCCAGCGAATGACACCAGAACAGCGACGCGCGGGCAATCGTATGGGCGCCTCCTACGACGATATTCCCATCACTGAGCCCAATGATCTGATGCTTTTCAACGGCTTTTCTTCCACACAGCCCGATTTTGTCCAATTCGGCAAGGCTTGTCGAGAAGGCGATATGGCTACCGTCGAGTCCATCGTTACCTCTAAATCTCGCACGCCAGCTTTCCTTCACGAAGGTCTTTTTAACGCTTTGGGTAGcggcaaggttgatgttACGCGCTATTTATTTGATGCTGGAGCACCAATCACAAGAATAACTCCATCATGGGCTTTGGCTGCTCCACAAGACCAGCAAAAGCCCTTGTTCGAACTGCTTCTGCAGCACGGCTGGACTGTAAACACACCTGGGTTCTACGGAGCTGTCCTACTACCATCCGTTATCCGTTCGGGCAACGATTATCTTCTTGACTGGTTTCTTGAGAATGGTGCAGATCCGAATCTTGGCAAACAACAGGACAATCGCGACCGTTTTGGCGATCCTGAAACGAATTCATGCGAGGCACTCGAGATTGCAGCAACGATAGGCACAGTTCAAACGGTACAGAAGCTACTCCATGCTGATGCCAAAATTGACAACGGAGCACCATTGTATTATGCAGCAGGTGCCTATCCACCGGGATCAAACCCTCACGCTGGAGTTGTAACACCAAGCAAAGAATTTGACCAGGCGAGGATTCCTGTCATGGAAATACTGGTAAAGAACGGTGCGCGGGTTAACGATAAGGCAATCTCACGCCATGTGACAGCGGAGTATCCAATTGTCAATGCTGTCATGGCGGGCGCTATCGAAAGGGTTAAATGGCTGTTGAGTCAAGGCGCAGATCCAGATATGAAGGGGCAGTTTGGTAGTGCTCGCGAGTATGCTGAAAAGCTTTCtagtgatgagatgaagcatGTATTACAGGTACTTTGA
- a CDS encoding hypothetical protein (EggNog:ENOG41) — protein MAEPTDRIISGVIEIRGLLLQAMEKRRHIVSTPAFILEWHKEAYERLTRVRNERCQADDLPSSKYLPILAFYMDHSILVFNAQALRDLTASEDSAAASALLIIQRKSIEVAGRIFDHLVTDKTMNDVSVGFQNNQFIMICHAMTEILRAVKKGGITAEETAAAAEKVISVIPFFDRVVQHLPASSSVHLYFDLARFFACQIDSLLAPPDPQASRETIDQGMFTDEWFKSVDSGVPDVATYIDMGYLGMDQSMMDANGFFDFNDFNGMA, from the exons ATGGCAGAACCAACAGATCGTATCATCAGTGGAGTAATCGAGATTAGGGGATTATTG CTCCAGGCGATGGAGAAGCGTCGACACATAGTCTCGACACCAGCTTTCATCCTAGAGTGGCACAAAGAAGCTTACGAGCGACTAACTCGCGTCCGCAACGAACGCTGTCAAGCAGATGACCTGCCGTCTTCGAAATATCTCCCTATCCTCGCTTTCTATATGGATCACAGCATTCTGGTCTTTAACGCTCAGGCTTTGCGAGACTTGACGGCCTCTGAGGATAGTGCGGCAGCATCTGCACTTTTGATCATCCAGAGAAAGAGTATTGAAGTTGCTGGTCGTATCTTTGACCACTTGGTGACAGATAAAACAATGAACGACGTCTCAGTTGGCTTTCAGAATAACCAGTTTATTATGATATGCCACGCTATGACTGAGATACTACGG GCCGTAAAGAAAGGCGGCATTACAGCAGAAGAAACTGCCGCCGCTGCAGAAAAGGTTATCAGTGTCATTCCATTCTTTGACCGTGTGGTGCAGCACCttccagcctcatcatctgtACACCTTTACTTTGATCTTGCTCGTTTCTTTGCATGTCAGATCGACTCTTTGCTTGCGCCACCTGATCCACAGGCTTCACGAGAAACGATCGATCAAGGAATGTTTACGGATGAGTGGTTCAAATCTGTTGATTCGGGCGTGCCAGATGTTGCCACGTATATAGATATGGGATATTTGGGAATGGATCAGTCAATGATGGATGCGAATGGGTTCTTCGATTTTAATGACTTTAATGGTATGGCATAA
- a CDS encoding hypothetical protein (antiSMASH:Cluster_5.1), with amino-acid sequence MIITDLCLETLPHVPKITSEKANLIVPANTAYNHQIDGFLGYSEELLDILQQINASTPASRLEDSSIDAETLLGKLNAMIRRDVKSPPGVSISSLSSQSGREFALCNKVFQQATLIQLYRQLYDLPSSSQPIQDAVQTISGMISNMAQGEPCNTWVAMAMPLFTVGCEAYKEEQKTFILDKIHKLEICIGSLHVKVIEQALKDIWKIREDCNDFEGYLCASHLLGKLYLIVHHETS; translated from the exons ATGATTATCACAGATTTGTG TTTAGAGACTTTACCGCACGTACCTAAAATAACATCAGAGAAGGCCAACTTGATTGTTCCTGCGAATACCGCGTACAATCATCAGATTGACGGGTTTCTGGGGTACAGCGAAGAGCTTCTCGATATCCTGCAACAGATTAACGCATCGACACCAGCATCTCGGCTAGAAGACTCTTCTATTGATGCAGAGACCTTACTGGGCAAGCTGAACGCTATGATCAGGCGAGATGTCAAGTCACCGCCCGGCGTCTCAATTTCCTCACTTTCGTCACAATCAGGTCGCGAGTTTGCCCTCTGCAACAAAGTCTTCCAACAAGCAACTCTGATCCAGCTATATCGACAGTTGTATGACTTGCCTTCGTCATCACAACCCATACAGGATGCTGTTCAGACTATCAGCGGAATGATCAGCAACATGGCCCAAGGCGAGCCATGCAACACCTGGGTCGCAATGGCTATGCCTCTGTTTACAGTGGGTTGCGAGGCCTACAAAGAGGAACAGAAGACTTTCATTCTTGATAAGATCCATAAACTTGAGATTTGTATTGGCTCGCTGCATGTCAAGGTGATTGAGCAAGCACTAAAGGATATCTGGAAGATCAGAGAGGATTGCAACGATTTTGAGGGATATCTCTGTGCCAGCCATTTACTAGGTAAGCTCTACTTGATCGTTCATCATGAAACTAGCTGA